The following coding sequences are from one Gossypium raimondii isolate GPD5lz chromosome 4, ASM2569854v1, whole genome shotgun sequence window:
- the LOC105779230 gene encoding zinc finger protein 10 has translation MNQARYWMWTNRKPGLSSNNLQPSTKASYDDSWEEQAFAEDTAGSLGGCIWPPRSYSCSFCGREFTSAQALGGHMNVHRRDRARLKQSPTSQDGILHHDPQNSPNHIQKPFLPVSFQYQPDEVCNFVYNPNPNSNHGTPPSPPSNSKDNCPEPTLVPALSSETAQDHPMKSPKTSTKSWSNYVEDRYYHFSDLWNEVEKCPSILESGCSVKADYVQTDLSVCLNLIVRRGRTPPTTSGSKEEIGCKRKRTDHTPIWPFLLKPISIETHHLQAAEVSELSPSSDDDIDLELRLGPR, from the coding sequence ATGAATCAAGCACGGTACTGGATGTGGACAAATAGGAAGCCTGGTTTGAGTTCCAATAATCTTCAACCCTCAACAAAGGCTTCATATGATGATTCATGGGAAGAGCAAGCTTTTGCAGAAGATACTGCTGGGTCTCTTGGAGGTTGTATATGGCCTCCTAGGTCTTATTCTTGCAGCTTTTGTGGCAGGGAATTCACATCAGCTCAAGCTCTAGGAGGTCACATGAATGTCCACAGGAGGGATAGAGCTAGGCTAAAGCAATCCCCGACTTCCCAGGATGGAATCCTTCATCATGATCCTCAAAATAGTCCCAATCACATTCAAAAACCCTTTTTACCTGTGAGTTTCCAATACCAACCTGATGAAGTTTGTAACTTCGTTtataaccctaaccctaattcCAATCATGGGACTCCTCCATCACCTCCCTCAAATTCTAAAGACAACTGTCCTGAACCAACTTTAGTCCCTGCTTTATCTTCAGAAACCGCCCAAGACCATCCCATGAAGTCCCCTAAAACATCCACAAAATCATGGTCAAACTATGTTGAAGACAGATACTACCATTTCTCTGATCTATGGAATGAAGTAGAGAAGTGTCCAAGTATCCTAGAATCCGGATGTAGTGTTAAAGCAGATTATGTCCAAACCGATTTGTCTGTGTGCTTGAATCTGATTGTTCGACGAGGACGAACACCCCCTACTACTTCCGGTAGTAAAGAAGAGATCGGTTGCAAGAGAAAGAGAACTGATCATACACCGATATGGCCGTTCTTACTGAAGCCGATTTCGATTGAAACACACCATCTCCAAGCAGCTGAGGTGTCTGAGCTTAGTCCTAGCTCAGATGATGATATAGACCTTGAGCTAAGGCTCGGCCCAAGGTAA
- the LOC105779038 gene encoding protein PSK SIMULATOR 1 produces the protein MAWPTAETEQVDKVSRSCAMFRHEKPCSPTLQILAFETARNMSRLVALYKSLTDEEFLKLRNGPMRSPGVAFLNSTDETYLLSLICQEKLEDLNQIASIVSRLAKNCNGEELNKFETAFRNMKQGAVDVRNLDFNSRHVRKIIEKMEEYASATSLLHSSLVVLNELESSEKKMQRLKTNNCPEIPSDKTNLDLYNDKISFQRKQVRYFRQVSLWSKTFDKCVGLMARIVCTVYARICVVFGPFVPGLVCTMFTITTKNYFRRLHVSRTKAFHMKVYPEAEYCLFVKEENHMRKASKSGPIPKASRFKRGPTTRFPSSELSPEAKGLGFLLSGVTATKNNVEANTRRNQRLIQSAPANTVGAAGLALRYANLITMAETYFYSTAIITDDARHLMFEMLPVHMKRKLRVKLRKHWYKEAKESEEQGLTEGWKEALEEIIEWLAPVAHDTLRWQQDRNLEQQKLNAMPSVLLFQTLHFSDLEKTEAAIVQVLIGLSCIYRYENRRKMNGVGYKEPYVTS, from the coding sequence ATGGCGTGGCCCACAGCAGAGACGGAGCAGGTGGACAAAGTTAGCCGTAGCTGCGCTATGTTCCGTCACGAAAAGCCTTGTTCTCCAACGCTTCAAATCTTGGCCTTCGAGACAGCCAGAAACATGTCCCGTCTTGTGGCCTTGTACAAGTCTTTGACCGACGAGGAATTCTTAAAACTACGGAACGGTCCCATGAGATCCCCTGGCGTTGCGTTCTTGAACTCCACGGATGAAACCTATCTCCTTAGCCTCATCTGCCAAGAGAAGCTCGAGGATCTCAATCAGATTGCCTCCATTGTTTCACGTTTGGCTAAGAATTGCAACGGTGAAGAACTCAACAAGTTCGAAACCGCTTTCCGGAACATGAAACAGGGAGCCGTTGATGTCCGCAACCTTGATTTTAACTCCAGACACGTTCGTAAAATCATTGAGAAAATGGAGGAATACGCGAGCGCCACGTCTTTGCTGCACTCCTCTTTGGTAGTCCTCAACGAGTTAGAGTCATCAGAGAAAAAAATGCAGAGATTGAAGACAAACAATTGTCCCGAAATTCCGTCGGACAAGACCAACCTGGACTTGTACAACGACAAAATCTCTTTCCAAAGAAAACAGGTTCGATATTTCAGACAAGTTTCCCTTTGGAGCAAAACATTCGATAAGTGCGTTGGGTTAATGGCTCGAATCGTTTGCACCGTTTACGCCCGAATATGCGTCGTTTTTGGACCCTTTGTTCCAGGCCTTGTTTGCACCATGTTCACCATCACCACCAAAAATTACTTTAGGCGCCTCCACGTTTCGCGCACCAAAGCTTTCCACATGAAGGTTTATCCAGAGGCGGAATATTGCCTctttgtaaaagaagaaaatcacATGAGAAAGGCCTCCAAGTCGGGTCCAATACCAAAAGCTTCCAGGTTCAAACGAGGTCCTACCACCCGTTTCCCCAGCAGCGAACTATCACCTGAAGCTAAAGGCTTGGGGTTCCTACTTTCTGGTGTCACCGCCACTAAAAACAACGTTGAGGCAAATACTAGAAGAAACCAAAGGTTGATACAATCGGCTCCGGCGAACACTGTAGGGGCAGCAGGGCTTGCCTTGCGTTACGCAAACCTAATCACCATGGCAGAGACCTACTTTTACTCGACAGCAATCATCACCGACGATGCACGCCATCTCATGTTCGAGATGTTACCAGTACACATGAAACGAAAACTGAGAGTGAAGCTGAGAAAACATTGGTACAAGGAAGCTAAGGAGAGTGAGGAGCAGGGTTTGACAGAAGGGTGGAAAGAGGCCTTGGAGGAAATAATAGAGTGGCTGGCTCCAGTGGCGCATGATACACTAAGGTGGCAGCAGGATAGGAACTTGGAGCAACAAAAATTGAATGCAATGCCGAGTGTCCTATTGTTCCAAACGCTGCATTTCTCAGATTTGGAGAAAACGGAGGCTGCAATCGTGCAGGTGTTGATAGGATTGAGTTGTATATATAGATACGAGAATCGGCGGAAGATGAATGGTGTTGGCTATAAGGAACCCTACGTTACATCATGA